From a single Aythya fuligula isolate bAytFul2 chromosome 16, bAytFul2.pri, whole genome shotgun sequence genomic region:
- the AAR2 gene encoding protein AAR2 homolog, which produces MSGPQLDPELAKRLFFEGATVVVLGVPEGTEFGIDYNSWAVGPRFRGVKMIPPGVHFLHYSAARGAGSRETGPRAGFFLSLQRREVRVLRWDAGSEAVDLAAPAPGEAEAFRENLQEMDKFLGPYPYESLKKWISLSSFISEPVVRKLQPESGQISAFSEVLPVASGKHSEDRAGQKLPPYDAGCRSYAEGMARLPEMKPRAGTEIRFTELPKQMYPDGATPEEITRHSMDLSYALEKVINQRYASQPQDLLAELQFAFICFLIGNVYDAFEHWKRLLNILCRSEVAVGKYQDLYTNLIFVLYHQLNEIPSDFFVDIVSQDNFLTSTLQVFFSYTCNAAVERTLRNKAEKFKAHLTKKFKWDFEAEPDDCAPVVVELPEGVQVD; this is translated from the exons ATGTCGGGGCCGCAGCTGGACCCCGAGCTGGCCAAGCGCCTGTTCTTCGAGGGCGCCACCGTGGTGGTGCTGGGCGTGCCCGAGGGCACCGAGTTCGGCATCGACTACAACAGCTGGGCCGTGGGGCCCCGCTTCCGCGGCGTCAAGATGATTCCCCCCGGCGTCCATTTCCTTCACTACAGCGCTGCCAGGGGAGCCGGCAGCCGGGAGACGGGGCCGCGGGCGGGTTTCTTCCTCAGCCTGCAGCGCCGCGAGGTGCGGGTGCTGCGCTGGGACGCCGGCAGCGAGGCGGTAGACCTGGCGGCCCCAGCTCCAGGGGAGGCTGAGGCCTTCAGGGAGAACCTGCAGGAGATGGACAAGTTCCTCGGGCCCTACCCGTACGAGAGCTTGAAGAAGTGGatttccctcagcagcttcatCAGCGAGCCGGtggtgaggaagctgcagccgGAGAGCGGGCAGATCAGCGCCTTCTCCGAGGTGCTCCCGGTTGCGTCAGGGAAGCACAGCGAGGACCGTGCAGGGCAGAAGCTGCCCCCGTACGATGCGGGGTGCAGGAGCTATGCCGAGGGCATGGCACGGCTCCCCGAGATGAAGCCGAGGGCTGGCACTGAGATCCGATTCACAGAGCTGCCAAAGCAGATGTACCCCGATGGGGCTACTCCGGAGGAGATAACCAGGCACAGCATGGACCTGAGCTACGCGCTAGAAAAAGTGATCAACCAGCGATACGCCAGCCAGCCTCAGGATTTGCTTG CTGAGTTGCAGTTTGCTTTTATCTGCTTCCTGATTGGGAATGTATATGATGCATTTGAACACTGGAAAAGACTCTTAAATATTCTGTGCCGTTCTGAAGTTGCTGTTGGAAAGTATCAAGACCTTTACACGAATCTCATCTTTGTGCTGTATCACCAGCTCAATGAAATcccatctgatttttttgtggACATTGTCTCCCAGGATAACTTTTTAACCAGCACCTTACAG gtgtttttttcctacacatGCAATGCTGCCGTTGAAAGGACCCTAAGGAACAAGGCTGAAAAATTCAAGGCTCATCTAACGAAGAAATTCAAGTGGGACTTTGAGGCAGAGCCTGATGACTGTGCTCCTGTAGTGGTAGAACTTCCTGAGGGTGTGCAGGTGGACTAA